The Meiothermus ruber DSM 1279 genome includes the window CCGGGTAGCGGTGGGCCAGGGCCTCGCTGAGGGCGTCGTCGTGAATGTTTTGCCGGGCCAGGGCCTCGTCCCACACGGCCACACGAAAGGAAGGAGCCCAGTCGTGCAGAATTTGCAGGGCCGGGTGGGTCTGCACCGTGTAGCGCGCCCACAACCCCTCCCCGGCGCTGTGGCCGATGCGCTGGGTGTAGTCAAACACCGGCGAGGCCTTCCACAGCCGCACCGCGGCTTCCTCGGCATCCTGAATGAGCCGTGGGATGTCCAGGCTGTACCAGGAGGCCGCATAAAAGGCGCAGCTTCGCAGGGCGTGCAGCGAGACCGGGTGATCCAGAATCAAGGTTTCGTCAAGGTCGAAGAGGATCGCTTGAATCACCCTACAATCTTACGGGAAGTTCGGCTCTGGTACTGGCTTCAGCGGGCTTTCTCCAGCAGCACCCGCGCCCCTTCCACCAGGGCCGCCCGCTCGTCGCGGGTGTACTTGAGCCCCTCCGTCAAAGCATTCAGATAGCTTTCTTGCATGAGGGCAATCTCGATGGCCATGATCTTCTCAAAGGCGGTCATGGCCGCCAGAATCTCGGGCCCCCGCAGGGCGTTGCGCAGGTGCTCGAGGGTCAGTTCCTGCACGATGCCCACCGCTGGAATGTAGTGGCTGGGACGCACCCCCACCCGGGCGTGCACCAGTCCGATGTGCATCCGCCGCTCGGCGTAGCGTTCGTCGTACTGCCCCGAAAAAAGCTCGCGGTACCAGGCTGCAAACGACCGGTACAGCCGCTCCACC containing:
- a CDS encoding protoglobin domain-containing protein — encoded protein: MKAGELLQVLMRRTGLSEPYQQALRSLEPIASPLAPEVALAFYDYLGRDPEMHEILWSVPGRVERLYRSFAAWYRELFSGQYDERYAERRMHIGLVHARVGVRPSHYIPAVGIVQELTLEHLRNALRGPEILAAMTAFEKIMAIEIALMQESYLNALTEGLKYTRDERAALVEGARVLLEKAR